A window of the Burkholderia sp. 9120 genome harbors these coding sequences:
- a CDS encoding HIT family protein — protein MNYDNSNPFARILRGELPCIKVAETSTALAFMDLMPQADGHLLVVPKEAVVEIFELSDASTVACMRMTQKLAIAVRAALRPDGVFIGQFNGEAAGQTVPHVHFHVIPRWDGQPLRMHAREVADADTLEALAQRIRAHWRAD, from the coding sequence ATGAACTACGACAACAGCAATCCCTTCGCGAGGATTCTGCGTGGCGAACTACCCTGCATCAAAGTCGCGGAAACCAGTACGGCGCTGGCCTTCATGGATCTGATGCCGCAAGCGGACGGCCATTTGCTGGTGGTGCCGAAAGAGGCGGTCGTGGAGATTTTCGAGCTGTCGGATGCGTCGACGGTGGCCTGCATGCGCATGACGCAGAAGCTGGCAATCGCCGTGCGCGCGGCCTTGCGGCCCGACGGCGTGTTTATCGGCCAGTTCAATGGCGAGGCGGCCGGTCAAACGGTGCCGCATGTGCACTTTCACGTGATTCCGCGCTGGGACGGCCAGCCGCTGCGCATGCACGCGCGCGAGGTCGCCGACGCGGATACGCTCGAAGCCCTCGCCCAACGGATTCGCGCTCATTGGCGTGCCGATTGA
- the speG gene encoding spermidine N1-acetyltransferase, with translation MTTERSNDLTLRPLERTDLRFVHEVNNNAKIMRYWFEEPYETFSELTQLYDQHVHDLRERRFVAIDNEGQTVGVVELIELDYIHRRGEFQIIIAPHAQGRGYATVATQLAIDYAFSVLNLRKVYLIVDKSNTAAIHVYEKCGFRHEAELIEEFFGNGSYHNALRMCLFQAQFFASKQREK, from the coding sequence ATGACCACCGAACGCAGCAACGACCTCACCTTGCGCCCACTCGAGCGCACCGATCTGCGCTTTGTGCACGAAGTCAACAACAACGCGAAGATCATGCGTTACTGGTTCGAGGAGCCGTACGAAACCTTCTCCGAACTGACCCAACTGTACGACCAGCACGTGCACGATCTGCGCGAGCGCCGCTTCGTCGCGATCGACAACGAAGGGCAGACCGTCGGCGTCGTCGAGTTGATCGAACTGGACTATATTCACCGGCGCGGCGAGTTCCAGATCATCATCGCGCCTCACGCTCAGGGCCGCGGCTACGCGACCGTCGCGACTCAACTCGCGATCGACTATGCGTTTTCGGTGCTGAATCTGCGCAAGGTCTACCTGATTGTGGACAAGTCGAATACCGCGGCAATCCACGTCTACGAGAAGTGCGGCTTCCGCCACGAGGCCGAGTTGATCGAGGAGTTTTTCGGCAACGGCAGCTATCACAACGCGTTGCGCATGTGCCTGTTCCAGGCGCAGTTCTTCGCGTCGAAGCAGCGCGAAAAGTGA
- the sap1 gene encoding surface attachment protein Sap1 gives MKTRIALVFAIAGLAAATVQAQDVMIKPQQTIQFKANAYGCLSKDKLDAADVHAQAGEQQKMQEFFSGYQCVSTPENSSFRVVRVVGHDVEFVNSGNSDTEGLWANDRFIKQ, from the coding sequence ATGAAAACGCGAATCGCCCTTGTTTTCGCCATTGCGGGATTGGCTGCCGCGACTGTTCAGGCGCAAGACGTCATGATCAAGCCGCAGCAAACCATTCAGTTCAAAGCCAATGCGTACGGCTGTCTGTCGAAAGATAAACTCGACGCCGCCGATGTGCATGCCCAGGCCGGCGAACAGCAGAAAATGCAGGAATTCTTCTCCGGATATCAATGCGTTTCGACGCCGGAAAATTCGAGCTTCCGCGTGGTGCGCGTAGTCGGCCACGACGTCGAGTTCGTGAATTCCGGCAATAGCGATACGGAAGGCCTCTGGGCAAACGATCGCTTTATCAAACAATAA
- a CDS encoding IlvD/Edd family dehydratase: MADSNQTKKPLRSQAWFGLKDRDGFLHRSWMKNQGIPHDEFDGRPVIGICNTWSELTPCNAHFRELAEYVKKGVHEAGGLPLEFPVMSLGETNLRPTAMLFRNLASMDVEESIRGNPMDGVILLVGCDKTTPALLMGAASCNLPALAVSGGPMLNGRFRGKHIGSGTGVWQMSEEVRAGSMTQEEFTEAESCMNRSRGHCMTMGTASTMASMVESLGMGLPHNAAIPAVDARRQVLAHLAGRRIVDMVREDLTMDKILTRQAFENAIRTNAAIGGSTNAVVHLIALAKRIGVELSLEDWELGSNVPCLVNLQPSGEYLMEDFYYAGGLPAVLKQMGEQGLLHREALTVNGKTIWDNVRNAPNHDEKVITTFAEPFKPKAGIAVLKGNLAPNGAVIKPSAATAELLKHRGRAVVFENIEELHAKIDDESLDIDEHCIMVLKGAGPKGYPGFAEVGNMPLPKKVLQKGITDMVRISDGRMSGTAYGAVVLHVSPEAAAGGPLAFVQTGDMIELDVEARRLHLDVSDDELARRRAAWQPPEPPKRGYYKLYVEHVLQADQGADLDFLVGSSGAAVPRDSH, from the coding sequence ATGGCTGATTCGAACCAGACTAAAAAGCCGCTGCGCAGCCAGGCGTGGTTCGGCCTCAAGGACCGCGATGGTTTTCTGCATCGCTCGTGGATGAAAAACCAGGGCATTCCGCACGACGAGTTCGACGGGCGTCCGGTGATCGGCATCTGCAACACGTGGTCCGAACTGACGCCGTGCAACGCGCACTTTCGCGAGCTCGCGGAGTACGTGAAAAAAGGCGTGCACGAAGCGGGCGGCCTGCCGCTCGAGTTTCCAGTGATGTCGCTCGGCGAGACCAATTTGCGGCCCACGGCGATGCTGTTTCGCAACCTCGCTTCAATGGACGTCGAGGAGTCGATTCGCGGCAATCCGATGGACGGCGTGATTCTGCTGGTCGGCTGCGATAAGACCACGCCCGCTCTGCTGATGGGCGCCGCGTCGTGCAATCTGCCGGCGCTGGCGGTGTCCGGTGGGCCGATGCTCAACGGCCGGTTTCGCGGCAAGCATATCGGTTCGGGCACGGGCGTCTGGCAGATGTCGGAGGAAGTACGCGCCGGCTCGATGACGCAGGAAGAATTCACCGAAGCCGAGTCGTGCATGAACCGCTCGCGTGGTCACTGCATGACGATGGGCACGGCGTCGACGATGGCGTCGATGGTCGAATCGCTCGGCATGGGCTTGCCGCACAACGCGGCGATTCCCGCCGTCGACGCGCGCCGTCAGGTGCTCGCGCATCTGGCGGGCCGGCGGATTGTCGACATGGTCCGCGAGGATTTGACCATGGACAAGATCCTCACACGCCAGGCGTTCGAAAACGCGATTCGCACGAACGCGGCGATCGGCGGCTCGACCAATGCCGTCGTGCATCTGATCGCGCTGGCCAAGCGGATTGGCGTGGAGTTGTCGCTGGAGGATTGGGAGCTGGGTTCGAACGTGCCGTGTCTGGTGAATCTGCAACCGTCGGGTGAATATCTGATGGAGGATTTTTACTACGCTGGCGGTTTGCCGGCGGTGTTGAAGCAAATGGGCGAACAAGGCCTGTTGCATCGCGAAGCGCTGACTGTCAACGGTAAAACGATCTGGGACAACGTGCGCAACGCGCCGAATCACGACGAGAAAGTCATCACCACGTTCGCCGAGCCGTTCAAGCCGAAGGCGGGCATCGCCGTGCTCAAGGGCAACCTCGCGCCGAATGGCGCGGTGATCAAGCCTTCGGCGGCGACGGCGGAGTTGCTCAAGCATCGCGGCCGCGCGGTCGTATTCGAGAACATCGAGGAACTGCACGCGAAGATCGACGACGAGTCGCTCGATATCGACGAGCATTGCATCATGGTGCTCAAGGGCGCGGGCCCGAAGGGCTATCCGGGTTTCGCGGAAGTCGGCAACATGCCGCTGCCGAAAAAGGTGCTGCAAAAAGGCATCACGGACATGGTGCGGATTTCCGACGGCCGCATGAGCGGCACGGCCTACGGCGCGGTGGTGCTGCACGTGTCGCCGGAAGCGGCCGCGGGCGGCCCGCTCGCGTTCGTGCAAACCGGCGACATGATCGAACTGGACGTCGAAGCACGCCGTCTGCACCTGGACGTCTCCGACGACGAACTCGCCCGCCGGCGCGCCGCATGGCAGCCGCCGGAGCCACCCAAACGCGGCTACTACAAGCTGTATGTCGAGCATGTCTTGCAAGCGGATCAGGGCGCGGACCTGGACTTCCTCGTCGGCTCGAGCGGCGCGGCGGTGCCGCGCGATTCGCATTGA
- the araH gene encoding L-arabinose ABC transporter permease AraH: MQTPSTDTSTAPVVASGLSARAARTWDLINKSGIVMVFVILFAVLSFTVPDFLSSRNIQGLLLSVTLIGSISVTMMFVLALGEVDLSVASIVAFAGVVASTLITATHSVTLGIAAGVLAGGAVGLVNGVLVARFKINSLIVTLAMMEVVRGLAYITSNGDAVMISEERFFDLGGGAFLGISYPIWSNIVGFVLFGFLLKKTVFGKNVLAVGGNSEAALLAGLPVTRIKITVFVLQGLVTGFAGVMLASRMSLGDPKTSVGLELGVISACVLGGVSLTGGVATISGVLVGVLIMGSVQDAMSLMNVPTFYQYLIRGGILLLAVLFDQFRRSKRVH, from the coding sequence ATGCAGACACCTTCAACCGACACCTCGACCGCCCCCGTCGTCGCCTCAGGTCTCAGCGCGCGCGCCGCGCGCACCTGGGATCTGATCAACAAGTCCGGCATCGTGATGGTGTTCGTGATTCTGTTCGCGGTGCTGTCGTTCACGGTGCCGGATTTTCTGAGCTCGCGAAACATTCAGGGCCTGCTGCTCTCGGTCACGCTGATCGGCTCGATCTCCGTAACGATGATGTTCGTGCTCGCGCTCGGCGAAGTGGATCTGTCGGTGGCGTCGATCGTCGCGTTCGCGGGCGTGGTGGCGTCCACGCTGATCACCGCGACGCATAGCGTGACGCTCGGCATTGCGGCCGGCGTGCTCGCGGGTGGCGCGGTCGGGCTGGTGAACGGCGTGCTGGTCGCGCGCTTCAAGATCAACTCGCTGATCGTCACGCTTGCGATGATGGAAGTCGTGCGCGGCCTCGCCTACATCACCTCGAACGGCGACGCGGTGATGATCTCCGAAGAACGTTTCTTCGACCTGGGCGGCGGTGCGTTCCTCGGTATTTCGTACCCGATCTGGAGCAACATCGTCGGCTTCGTCCTGTTCGGATTTTTGCTGAAGAAAACCGTATTCGGCAAGAACGTGCTGGCGGTCGGCGGCAATAGCGAGGCGGCCTTGCTGGCGGGCTTGCCGGTCACGCGGATCAAGATCACAGTGTTCGTATTGCAAGGCCTCGTGACGGGTTTTGCGGGCGTGATGCTGGCGTCGCGCATGAGTCTGGGCGATCCGAAAACTTCGGTCGGGCTCGAACTGGGTGTGATTTCCGCCTGCGTGCTCGGCGGCGTGTCGCTGACGGGCGGCGTCGCGACGATTTCCGGTGTGCTGGTCGGCGTGCTGATCATGGGTTCGGTGCAGGACGCCATGAGCCTGATGAACGTGCCGACCTTTTATCAGTACCTGATTCGCGGCGGGATTCTGCTGCTCGCGGTGCTGTTCGATCAGTTCCGCCGCAGCAAGCGCGTGCACTGA
- the araG gene encoding L-arabinose ABC transporter ATP-binding protein AraG: protein MTASPSESHLGETALPTQAPSPATAFASSRPYLRLDGITVRFPGVLALDQVSLEVRRGEVHGLMGENGAGKSTLLKVLSGVNQPAAGTLSLDGVEQQFTTTKAAIAAGVAIIYQELHLVPELTVAENLMLGALPNRFGVLDEKALVARAVHELERLGEKIDPSQQVKNLSIGQRQMIEIGKALMRDARVIAFDEPTSSLSSRETTQLFRIIRALKAEGRAIIYVTHRMDEVYELCDRVTVFRDGRRIDTFDAGEGLDRDRLISCMVGRSIADVYGYRSRELGDVQLDVKGLMGRGLREPASFSARRGEIVGFFGLVGAGRSELMKLIYGAVKPTAGDITLKGKAVRFATPRDAVRAGVALCPEDRKQEGIVSIASVSDNLNISCRRHFSRFNVLNGRKEAQTAKTFIGKLAIKTRNGDTPIGTLSGGNQQKVILSRWLAEEIDVFLMDEPTRGIDVGARSEIYGLLYGLAEAGRTVIVVSSDLAEVIGVADRVIVMKEGRIVGDLPKAQATPDALIKLALPR, encoded by the coding sequence ATGACGGCTTCACCCAGTGAGTCTCACCTTGGCGAGACGGCGCTGCCGACGCAAGCGCCCTCGCCCGCAACGGCATTTGCGTCGTCGCGTCCTTATCTGCGACTCGACGGCATCACCGTGCGCTTTCCCGGCGTGCTCGCACTCGACCAGGTTTCGCTCGAAGTACGACGCGGCGAAGTGCATGGCTTGATGGGCGAAAACGGCGCCGGCAAATCGACGCTGCTCAAGGTGCTCTCCGGTGTGAATCAACCCGCTGCGGGCACGTTGTCGCTCGACGGCGTCGAGCAGCAATTCACCACGACGAAAGCGGCGATCGCGGCGGGCGTCGCGATCATCTATCAGGAACTGCATCTGGTGCCGGAGTTGACGGTCGCGGAAAACCTGATGCTCGGCGCACTGCCTAACCGTTTCGGCGTGCTCGACGAAAAGGCGCTGGTGGCGCGCGCGGTGCATGAACTCGAACGGCTCGGCGAGAAGATCGATCCGTCGCAACAGGTGAAGAATCTCTCGATCGGCCAGCGGCAAATGATCGAAATCGGCAAGGCGTTGATGCGCGACGCGCGCGTGATCGCGTTCGACGAGCCGACCAGTTCGCTGTCTTCGCGCGAAACCACGCAACTGTTCCGGATCATTCGCGCATTGAAGGCCGAAGGCCGCGCGATTATCTACGTCACGCATCGCATGGACGAAGTCTACGAGCTATGCGATCGCGTGACGGTGTTCCGCGACGGACGCCGCATCGATACGTTCGACGCCGGCGAAGGACTCGATCGCGATCGTCTGATCAGTTGCATGGTGGGCCGCTCGATTGCCGACGTGTACGGCTACCGCTCACGCGAACTCGGCGACGTGCAACTCGACGTCAAAGGATTGATGGGACGCGGCCTGCGTGAGCCGGCTTCGTTCTCCGCGCGCCGCGGTGAAATCGTCGGCTTTTTCGGCCTGGTCGGCGCGGGACGTTCCGAGTTGATGAAGCTGATCTACGGCGCGGTCAAACCGACAGCCGGCGACATCACGCTCAAGGGAAAAGCGGTGCGCTTCGCCACACCACGCGACGCAGTGCGCGCCGGTGTCGCGCTGTGTCCGGAAGACCGCAAGCAGGAAGGCATCGTTTCGATCGCGTCGGTGTCGGACAACCTCAACATCAGTTGCCGCCGTCACTTCAGCCGCTTCAACGTGCTCAACGGCCGCAAGGAAGCGCAGACCGCAAAAACCTTCATCGGCAAGCTCGCGATCAAGACGCGTAACGGCGACACGCCGATCGGCACGCTGTCCGGCGGCAATCAGCAGAAGGTGATTCTGTCGCGCTGGCTTGCCGAAGAGATCGACGTGTTTCTGATGGACGAACCCACACGCGGTATCGACGTCGGCGCGCGCAGTGAAATCTACGGCTTGCTGTATGGACTCGCCGAAGCGGGCCGCACGGTGATCGTCGTGTCGAGCGATCTCGCCGAAGTGATCGGCGTGGCGGATCGCGTGATCGTGATGAAGGAAGGCCGCATTGTCGGCGATCTGCCGAAGGCGCAGGCCACGCCGGACGCATTGATCAAGCTCGCGTTGCCGCGCTAA
- a CDS encoding arabinose ABC transporter substrate-binding protein produces the protein MTRKLRRLTLSALAAAALAAPFAAQFSAHADQPLKVGFLVKMPEQAWFINEQKAASALGQKDGFSVVNIGTPDGEKVLAAIDNLGAQGASGFVICAPDVRLGPAIQARAKRYNMKFVTVDDQLVDSTGKPLPNVPHLGMSALKIGNQVGQAISDEMKRRGWKPEEVGALRITNYELPTAKLRTDGATQSLLAGGFKKENIFDAPQKTTDDEGGFNASSPVLAQHPTIKKWVIFALNEESVLGGVRATEQLHIPAADVIGVGINGAGEAFAEFQKKEPTGFYGTIAVSSTMHGKESTENLVEWIKDGKQPPADTQTTGKLMVRGNWQDVRKELGI, from the coding sequence ATGACCCGCAAGCTTCGTCGTTTGACGCTATCCGCGCTCGCCGCCGCCGCGCTCGCCGCGCCCTTCGCCGCCCAGTTTTCCGCGCACGCGGACCAGCCGCTCAAGGTCGGCTTCCTCGTGAAGATGCCGGAACAGGCGTGGTTCATCAACGAGCAGAAAGCGGCCTCCGCACTCGGTCAGAAAGACGGCTTCTCGGTGGTCAACATCGGCACGCCCGACGGCGAAAAAGTGCTCGCCGCGATCGACAACCTCGGTGCGCAAGGCGCGAGCGGCTTCGTGATCTGCGCACCCGACGTGCGCCTTGGCCCTGCGATTCAGGCCCGCGCGAAGCGCTACAACATGAAGTTCGTCACCGTCGACGATCAACTCGTCGACTCCACCGGCAAGCCGTTGCCGAACGTGCCGCATCTGGGCATGTCCGCGCTCAAGATCGGCAATCAGGTCGGTCAGGCGATCAGCGACGAAATGAAACGCCGTGGCTGGAAACCCGAAGAAGTCGGCGCGCTGCGCATCACGAACTACGAACTGCCGACCGCGAAGCTGCGCACCGATGGCGCGACGCAATCGCTGCTGGCCGGCGGCTTCAAGAAGGAAAACATCTTCGACGCCCCGCAGAAAACGACCGATGACGAAGGCGGTTTCAACGCTTCGTCGCCGGTGCTGGCGCAGCATCCGACCATCAAGAAGTGGGTGATCTTCGCGCTCAACGAGGAGAGCGTGCTGGGCGGCGTGCGCGCGACCGAGCAGTTGCATATTCCGGCGGCGGATGTGATCGGCGTCGGCATCAACGGCGCGGGCGAAGCGTTCGCCGAATTCCAGAAGAAAGAACCGACGGGCTTCTACGGCACGATCGCCGTGAGCTCGACGATGCACGGCAAGGAGAGCACGGAGAACCTCGTCGAGTGGATCAAGGACGGCAAGCAGCCGCCCGCCGATACGCAGACCACCGGCAAGCTGATGGTGCGCGGCAACTGGCAGGACGTGCGTAAAGAACTCGGCATTTAA
- a CDS encoding LysR family transcriptional regulator has translation MTRNYSNWFVRARLKTRQLQLLAAMEEEGNVRRAADMLGMTQPAASRLLKELEDMLEVSLFDRTPHGMRATLYGEVMIRHARMVLSNLSHAHDEISALRAGLAGQVRIGVIAAAAATMVPRAISRVKERYPQLQIWAEVETSDVMLPRLAEGELDIMIGRVLERQNQFKAEVSYEPLADEPLCVVARPGHPLENETGLTLRGIVNASWVLHPPGSVLRHRFDLMFSHIGLNPPQNVVNTNNFLAISSLLLQSDMLAVLPEEVARQYQQYGVLKRIPIDLPYRMDTFGIITRQSHLLSPAACVVLDALRDAAGEVYGTAFEPGVAR, from the coding sequence ATGACGCGTAACTACTCGAACTGGTTCGTCCGCGCGCGCCTGAAGACGCGGCAATTGCAGTTGCTCGCGGCTATGGAAGAGGAGGGCAACGTCCGGCGAGCCGCCGACATGCTCGGCATGACCCAGCCGGCGGCGTCGCGTTTGCTGAAGGAGTTGGAGGACATGCTGGAGGTCAGCCTGTTCGACCGCACGCCGCACGGCATGCGCGCCACGCTGTATGGCGAAGTGATGATTCGCCACGCACGCATGGTGCTGTCGAATCTGAGCCACGCGCACGACGAGATTTCGGCGTTGCGCGCCGGTCTGGCGGGGCAGGTGCGGATCGGCGTGATCGCGGCGGCCGCCGCGACGATGGTGCCGCGCGCGATCTCCCGCGTGAAAGAGCGCTATCCGCAGTTGCAGATCTGGGCCGAAGTGGAAACCTCGGATGTCATGCTGCCGCGGCTCGCCGAAGGTGAGCTGGACATCATGATTGGCCGCGTTCTGGAGCGGCAGAACCAGTTCAAGGCGGAAGTCAGCTACGAACCGCTCGCCGACGAACCGCTGTGCGTGGTCGCACGCCCCGGGCATCCTCTCGAAAATGAGACAGGTTTGACACTACGGGGAATCGTCAACGCAAGCTGGGTTTTGCATCCGCCGGGCAGCGTGTTGCGTCATCGCTTTGATCTGATGTTTTCGCACATTGGACTGAATCCGCCGCAAAACGTCGTGAATACGAACAATTTTCTGGCGATTTCGAGCTTACTGTTGCAAAGCGACATGTTGGCGGTTTTACCGGAAGAAGTGGCGCGTCAGTACCAACAGTACGGTGTCCTGAAGCGTATACCGATCGATTTACCGTACAGGATGGATACATTCGGTATCATCACGCGCCAGTCGCATCTCCTTTCTCCCGCGGCCTGTGTCGTGCTCGACGCCTTACGGGACGCGGCCGGCGAGGTCTACGGCACGGCTTTCGAGCCGGGTGTGGCGCGATAA
- a CDS encoding YaeQ family protein: MALKSTIYKAELQIANMDRHYYADHALTIARHPSETDDRMMVRVAAFALFAQERLEFCKGLSDVDEPDLWQKDLTGQIETWIEVGQPDERRIAKASGRSNEVIVIAYGGRTSDIWWQGVRSKVERMRNVTVWSLGEDIATALGSLAARTMRLQCTVQDGEAWLGSADADAVKIDWTVLKEPANA; this comes from the coding sequence ATGGCTCTTAAATCGACGATTTACAAGGCGGAACTGCAGATCGCCAACATGGACCGGCACTATTACGCCGACCATGCGCTGACGATCGCCCGCCATCCCTCGGAAACCGACGATCGGATGATGGTCCGCGTCGCCGCGTTCGCGCTATTCGCGCAGGAACGCCTCGAATTCTGCAAAGGTTTGTCCGATGTGGATGAACCGGATCTGTGGCAGAAGGACCTGACTGGCCAGATCGAAACCTGGATCGAAGTCGGTCAGCCGGACGAACGGCGCATTGCCAAGGCAAGCGGTCGCTCGAACGAGGTGATCGTGATCGCCTACGGCGGCCGCACGTCGGACATCTGGTGGCAAGGCGTGCGTAGCAAGGTGGAACGCATGCGCAACGTGACGGTGTGGTCGCTCGGCGAAGATATCGCCACGGCGCTCGGCTCGCTCGCCGCGCGGACCATGCGGCTGCAATGCACGGTGCAGGACGGCGAAGCCTGGCTCGGCAGCGCCGACGCCGATGCGGTGAAAATCGACTGGACGGTGTTGAAAGAGCCCGCCAACGCTTGA
- a CDS encoding VOC family protein, producing MKIHIREIDHVVIRAADAQSMARFYCDVLGCSLEKEQRDLGLTQLRAGHSLIDLLQVGARLDHPENGVPGTGRNMDHLCLRVDPFDADALKAHLTGHGVRLGELGLRYGADGFGPSLYLFDPEGNMVELKGPPEAARMTSL from the coding sequence ATGAAAATCCACATTCGCGAGATCGACCACGTCGTCATTCGCGCGGCCGACGCCCAATCGATGGCGCGCTTTTACTGCGACGTGCTCGGTTGCAGCCTCGAAAAGGAACAGCGGGATCTGGGTCTGACGCAGTTGCGCGCGGGGCATTCACTGATCGACCTGTTGCAGGTCGGCGCGCGGCTCGATCACCCCGAAAACGGCGTGCCGGGCACCGGGCGGAATATGGATCATCTGTGTCTGCGCGTCGATCCGTTCGACGCCGACGCGCTCAAGGCGCATCTCACGGGGCACGGCGTCCGGCTGGGCGAACTGGGACTGCGCTACGGCGCGGACGGCTTTGGGCCGTCGCTGTATCTGTTCGACCCGGAAGGCAATATGGTCGAACTCAAAGGCCCGCCTGAAGCGGCGCGCATGACGTCGCTCTGA
- the ada gene encoding bifunctional DNA-binding transcriptional regulator/O6-methylguanine-DNA methyltransferase Ada: MTRNPIEHASGPVSWTSDDDRWDAVTRREPQADGAFFYAVKTTGVFCRPSCASRQPRRENVAFFTDAAAARAAGFRDCKRCQPGGLPRELAIVNRACAALDADPQQRLTLAQLSDAVHVSPFHLQRLFKRVVGVSPRQYQAAQRGAALRDALQSGSDVTRATLDAGFGSPSRMYDSASAELGMAPSAYRRKGAGLTVRYACAPTSLGVVLVAATDKGICKIGFGDDEAMLADDLRGEFANADLLQDADRLAPFIAQIDAYLRGSRQDFDLPLDIAATAFRQRVWDALRRIPYGETRSYSDIAEAVGSPRAVRAVASACATNPVALAIPCHRVVQKGGALAGYRWGLPRKAALLDNEAQHAGHVSSNSRLRQQGTADDASASAGAGVKPTHTKLDHVA; this comes from the coding sequence ATGACCCGCAATCCTATCGAGCACGCATCCGGCCCCGTGAGCTGGACTTCCGACGACGACCGCTGGGACGCCGTCACTCGCCGCGAGCCGCAGGCCGACGGCGCGTTCTTCTACGCCGTCAAAACCACTGGCGTGTTCTGCCGCCCGTCGTGCGCGTCGCGCCAGCCGCGTCGCGAGAATGTGGCGTTTTTCACCGATGCCGCGGCCGCGCGCGCTGCGGGCTTTCGCGATTGCAAGCGCTGCCAGCCCGGCGGTCTGCCGCGCGAACTGGCCATCGTCAATCGTGCCTGCGCCGCGCTGGATGCCGACCCGCAGCAGCGTCTCACGCTCGCGCAACTGAGCGACGCCGTGCACGTCAGCCCGTTTCACCTTCAGCGTCTGTTCAAGCGGGTGGTGGGCGTGTCGCCGCGTCAGTATCAGGCGGCGCAGCGCGGCGCGGCATTGCGCGATGCACTGCAAAGCGGCTCGGACGTCACGCGCGCCACGCTCGACGCCGGCTTCGGCTCGCCGTCGCGCATGTATGACAGCGCGTCGGCCGAGTTGGGCATGGCGCCGTCCGCGTATCGCCGCAAGGGCGCGGGGCTCACCGTGCGTTACGCGTGCGCGCCGACATCGCTCGGTGTCGTGCTGGTCGCCGCGACGGACAAAGGCATCTGCAAGATCGGTTTCGGCGACGACGAAGCCATGCTCGCCGACGACCTGCGCGGCGAATTCGCCAACGCCGATCTGCTGCAAGACGCAGACCGGCTCGCACCGTTCATCGCACAGATCGACGCGTATTTGCGCGGCAGCCGTCAGGACTTCGATCTACCGCTGGATATCGCCGCGACCGCGTTCCGGCAGCGCGTCTGGGATGCGCTGCGGCGCATTCCGTACGGCGAGACGCGTAGCTATTCGGACATCGCCGAAGCGGTCGGCTCGCCGCGTGCCGTGCGCGCGGTGGCGAGTGCGTGCGCGACGAATCCGGTCGCACTGGCGATTCCTTGTCATCGCGTGGTGCAGAAGGGTGGGGCGCTGGCAGGTTATCGCTGGGGTCTGCCGCGCAAGGCGGCGTTGCTCGATAATGAAGCGCAGCATGCCGGCCATGTTTCGTCCAATTCACGCCTGCGCCAGCAAGGCACCGCTGACGACGCAAGCGCAAGCGCCGGCGCCGGTGTCAAACCCACCCATACCAAACTGGATCACGTCGCGTGA